From one Deltaproteobacteria bacterium genomic stretch:
- a CDS encoding class I SAM-dependent methyltransferase: protein MIDRGHISGREMIPIRRLLIISYSALLIATTSATAIMFPWSVDPQGDESFHPAARSFYDRAYINDPKSAKDAVYNESAERATLISETPKLVRHFVAKYGLANKKVLEVGAGSGLLQDIVEDYTALEIAGAARRFFHKPFVEASATNMPFADNTFDALWSFRVLEHIPNPERALLEMRRVVKPGGYILLHVAYDVDQYAAQGHRVRPFRDFGIWGKIKKTMIPITDSNAFINLYSHQVRLLRSVGSRLGGGPSRLHFIKLAANYDQYWVGDSDACISVSYHEALRWFTSRGDRCDNNCPSEWSLILDSAPSWPEMFIQVRK, encoded by the coding sequence ATGATTGATCGAGGACATATTTCAGGTCGAGAGATGATCCCTATCCGGCGCCTTTTAATCATAAGCTATTCTGCACTATTGATTGCCACAACCAGCGCAACGGCCATCATGTTTCCCTGGAGTGTCGACCCGCAGGGCGACGAATCATTTCATCCGGCAGCACGAAGTTTCTACGACAGGGCTTACATAAACGACCCCAAAAGCGCTAAAGACGCGGTGTACAACGAGTCGGCGGAACGCGCGACGCTGATTTCGGAGACTCCTAAGCTAGTACGACATTTTGTTGCGAAGTATGGACTGGCGAATAAGAAGGTCTTAGAAGTCGGCGCCGGCAGTGGACTGCTCCAGGATATCGTCGAGGATTACACGGCACTCGAGATTGCGGGGGCGGCACGTCGATTTTTTCACAAGCCGTTTGTCGAAGCCTCCGCAACCAACATGCCGTTTGCCGATAATACCTTCGACGCGCTTTGGTCATTCCGCGTGCTCGAACATATCCCCAATCCCGAACGAGCGTTGTTGGAAATGCGCCGGGTGGTCAAACCTGGCGGTTATATTTTGCTCCATGTTGCCTACGACGTCGATCAATACGCCGCCCAAGGACATCGAGTGCGGCCGTTCAGGGACTTCGGTATTTGGGGCAAGATCAAGAAAACAATGATTCCCATTACCGATTCGAACGCTTTTATCAACTTGTATTCGCACCAGGTCCGCTTGCTGCGATCCGTAGGTTCTCGACTCGGCGGCGGCCCGTCACGGCTTCACTTCATCAAGCTCGCTGCGAACTACGATCAGTATTGGGTCGGCGATAGCGACGCATGTATATCGGTTTCGTACCATGAAGCGCTCCGCTGGTTCACATCTAGGGGCGATCGTTGTGATAATAACTGCCCCAGTGAATGGAGTCTGATTCTCGATTCAGCTCCCTCCTGGCCTGAAATGTTCATCCAGGTCCGTAAGTAA
- a CDS encoding MFS transporter, whose translation MSDESTSPPAIEPTLDESAPTAVQAEQPKSAFQLLGALRIFDALHYREYRLIWFGQIFASMATWMDQVARGWLLYELTNSSLQLGLVRGVQAIPILLLSPLAGSAADRYSRKNQILVAQIVDGLLYVIIAILIFTERIEPWHVFVTAFGMSIVQSFQQPARAAMVGDAVPNEHLTNAIGLNSIIFNVARSAGPAVAGFLIALVGTGGAYTAQALCYFLATIWTWQLRGQQHSPQQARGKDGHEESFGRSIIEGWKFSWHNEAVRASLLIVICASIFIIPFMTLLPVFARDVLHVGATGQGLLLSAMGLGALFSSVLIASFGDRVPRVNIMLVGVTIYGFIIVAFALSPWFKLSVVLMGLVGVVHVTSHALAQTVIQTYSPKEFRGRTMALYHMTHVILLLGGIFIGALASWIGAQWATASLSLAGALSMVGIYFALPRARLIR comes from the coding sequence ATGAGCGACGAATCAACTTCTCCGCCCGCGATCGAACCGACACTCGACGAATCGGCGCCAACCGCGGTCCAAGCCGAACAGCCAAAGAGCGCTTTTCAATTGTTAGGCGCGCTGCGCATCTTCGACGCGCTGCATTACCGCGAGTATCGTTTGATCTGGTTCGGCCAGATCTTCGCTTCGATGGCGACTTGGATGGACCAAGTCGCGCGCGGCTGGTTGCTTTACGAGCTGACCAATTCGAGTTTGCAGCTGGGTCTGGTGCGCGGCGTCCAGGCGATTCCCATCCTGTTACTCTCGCCGCTGGCGGGCAGCGCCGCCGATCGTTACTCGCGCAAAAATCAAATACTGGTCGCGCAAATCGTCGACGGCCTGCTCTACGTCATCATCGCGATTTTAATTTTCACCGAGCGCATCGAACCCTGGCATGTTTTTGTCACGGCCTTCGGCATGTCGATCGTCCAATCGTTTCAGCAGCCGGCGCGCGCCGCTATGGTCGGCGACGCCGTGCCCAACGAGCATTTGACCAACGCGATCGGTCTCAACTCGATAATATTTAACGTCGCGCGCAGCGCCGGCCCGGCGGTGGCCGGCTTTCTGATCGCGCTGGTCGGCACCGGCGGCGCCTACACCGCCCAAGCGCTTTGCTACTTCCTCGCCACCATCTGGACCTGGCAATTGCGCGGCCAGCAGCACTCGCCGCAGCAAGCCCGCGGCAAAGATGGCCATGAGGAGTCCTTCGGCCGTAGCATCATCGAGGGCTGGAAATTCAGCTGGCACAACGAAGCGGTGCGCGCCAGTTTGTTGATCGTCATCTGCGCGTCGATCTTTATCATTCCGTTCATGACGCTGTTGCCGGTCTTCGCCCGCGACGTGCTCCACGTCGGCGCCACCGGCCAAGGACTGCTGCTGAGCGCCATGGGCCTCGGCGCGCTGTTTAGTTCCGTCTTGATCGCCTCCTTCGGCGACCGCGTGCCGCGGGTCAACATCATGTTGGTGGGCGTGACGATCTACGGCTTTATCATCGTCGCCTTCGCGCTCTCGCCTTGGTTCAAACTCTCGGTGGTGTTGATGGGACTGGTCGGCGTCGTCCACGTCACCTCCCACGCTCTGGCGCAAACTGTCATCCAAACCTACTCGCCCAAAGAATTTCGCGGCCGCACCATGGCGCTCTATCACATGACTCATGTGATCCTGCTCCTCGGCGGTATCTTCATCGGCGCCCTGGCCTCGTGGATCGGCGCTCAGTGGGCCACCGCTTCGCTAAGTCTTGCCGGCGCACTCAGCATGGTAGGAATTTATTTCGCCCTGCCGCGCGCGCGCTTGATTCGCTAA